The following proteins are encoded in a genomic region of alpha proteobacterium U9-1i:
- a CDS encoding iron-regulated membrane protein yields the protein MTSLEPSRARTWPDYNAVWRWHFYAGLLCIPFVLWLAATGSIYLFKPQIEGWLDAPYERLSTEGARSAPSAQVRAALRAVPGAHLNAYELPRTEHSAARVLLGQGEDVFRVYVDPRSLAVLKVVNEDNRFMNQISFLHGQLAIGERGSIIVELAACWAIIMLLTGVFLWWPRSLSGVGGVLAPRIRSGPRLFWRDLHAVTGIWVCGLALFLLLTGLPWAKNWGGYLREVRELTGTTEGAQDWSNGRADEISRRLDLAARPGTSPLEALDRITPNVAVMNLAPPVLITPPRLGADAWIAKSDAQNRTLRTTFEFDPQSGEAIGERPFAQRHPIDRVIGIGISAHEGALFGWFNVALSLTAALGLILLCVSAVILWLRRKPNGALGAPEQRARPRFSAALLSGVALLALFFPLFGLSLAIVCTIERVLLRRVAPVRAWLGLSPA from the coding sequence ATGACCAGTCTTGAACCTTCCCGCGCGCGCACGTGGCCGGACTACAACGCGGTCTGGCGCTGGCATTTCTATGCCGGCCTCTTGTGCATACCGTTCGTGTTGTGGCTTGCCGCCACCGGCTCGATCTACCTGTTCAAGCCACAAATCGAAGGCTGGCTCGACGCACCTTACGAGCGCCTCTCCACCGAAGGGGCGCGCTCGGCGCCGAGCGCGCAGGTGCGCGCAGCGCTGAGAGCTGTGCCTGGAGCGCACCTCAACGCCTACGAACTGCCTCGGACGGAACACTCCGCTGCGCGTGTATTGCTCGGCCAAGGCGAAGATGTGTTCCGCGTCTATGTCGACCCACGCTCGCTGGCGGTGCTTAAGGTCGTCAACGAGGACAATCGGTTCATGAATCAAATTTCGTTTCTGCACGGCCAGCTGGCGATCGGTGAACGCGGCTCGATAATCGTTGAACTCGCCGCGTGTTGGGCGATCATTATGCTTCTGACCGGCGTGTTTCTTTGGTGGCCGCGTTCGTTGTCGGGCGTTGGCGGCGTGCTTGCGCCGCGCATCCGCAGCGGCCCTCGCTTATTCTGGCGCGATCTGCATGCTGTCACTGGCATTTGGGTGTGTGGACTCGCGCTATTTCTGCTGCTGACAGGCCTACCTTGGGCAAAGAACTGGGGCGGCTACCTCCGAGAGGTACGCGAACTCACGGGAACCACAGAAGGCGCGCAGGATTGGTCCAATGGACGCGCCGACGAGATTTCGCGACGCCTCGATCTGGCTGCACGACCAGGCACGTCGCCGCTCGAAGCGCTCGATCGCATAACGCCAAATGTTGCGGTGATGAACTTGGCGCCACCTGTTCTGATTACGCCGCCACGCCTCGGCGCGGATGCCTGGATCGCAAAGTCAGACGCCCAGAACCGCACCTTGCGCACGACGTTTGAGTTCGACCCGCAAAGCGGGGAAGCGATCGGCGAACGACCCTTCGCGCAGCGCCATCCCATTGATCGGGTCATCGGAATCGGTATTTCCGCACACGAGGGCGCTTTGTTCGGGTGGTTCAATGTCGCGCTCAGTCTGACGGCGGCGTTGGGACTGATCTTGTTGTGCGTGAGCGCCGTGATCCTTTGGCTGCGCCGCAAACCGAACGGCGCCTTGGGCGCGCCAGAGCAACGCGCGCGGCCACGCTTTTCCGCGGCGTTGCTCAGCGGTGTTGCATTGCTTGCGCTGTTTTTCCCGTTGTTTGGCCTATCGCTGGCGATCGTGTGCACTATCGAGCGTGTGCTGCTCCGCCGCGTCGCACCGGTACGCGCATGGCTTGGTCTATCGCCTGCATAA
- a CDS encoding O-succinylbenzoic acid--CoA ligase, with protein MGFDLVDITAKRAELTPEHVAFIDALSGRMITYAELDDRASRLAGVFSARGIAAEDRVAILCRNRIEFFEALFAVAKLGAILVPLNWRMPAAELGPLVADCAPKLLLFGREDDAIARVLVQTPGGSIGLDDDYETLLAETAPHVGERRWRGDAIWTLLYTSGTTGQPKGVIQTVQMSMVNYVNVAQAFGLRGGDRTLNFLPLFHAAGIQLLTLPTLIAGGTVTILPGFDAARVLELLPHLDLMFAVPAAYQQLALEPGFDAADFAHVRNWGCGGAPLPDVLVERYAAKGAYVQNGYGMTETGPTAFVATQADALTKIGSVGRPQILLDVRIVDADGRDVLEGEAGEVWMRGPGVTPGYWRRPDETAKAFDAEGWLKSGDLGKRDAAGCYYVVGRIKEMFISGGENVYPAEIENVLARHPAVLEAAVIGIADEKWGEVGHAFVQLRPGASPPSNVDLTQFCRDALAGYKTPKGFTIVDDFPRTAAGKVRKHLLTAPPTPMAR; from the coding sequence ATGGGGTTCGACCTCGTGGACATCACAGCCAAGCGCGCCGAGCTTACGCCCGAGCACGTCGCGTTCATTGATGCGCTCAGTGGACGCATGATCACCTATGCCGAGCTGGATGATCGCGCGTCACGCTTGGCCGGTGTGTTCAGCGCGCGCGGCATCGCAGCGGAGGACCGTGTCGCAATCCTTTGCCGCAACAGGATTGAATTCTTTGAAGCCTTGTTCGCGGTCGCGAAGCTCGGCGCGATTCTCGTGCCGTTGAACTGGCGTATGCCCGCGGCAGAGCTGGGGCCGCTTGTAGCCGATTGCGCGCCAAAGCTTTTGCTGTTCGGGCGCGAGGACGACGCAATTGCGCGCGTATTGGTGCAGACGCCGGGCGGCTCAATCGGACTCGACGACGACTACGAGACGCTTCTCGCGGAAACCGCGCCACATGTGGGCGAACGGCGTTGGCGCGGCGATGCGATTTGGACGCTCCTTTATACATCTGGCACGACCGGCCAGCCGAAAGGCGTGATCCAAACCGTTCAGATGTCGATGGTGAATTACGTCAACGTTGCGCAAGCTTTTGGCCTGCGCGGCGGCGATCGCACGCTCAATTTTCTGCCATTGTTCCACGCTGCCGGCATCCAATTGCTGACGCTGCCGACTTTGATCGCCGGCGGCACGGTGACGATCCTCCCCGGTTTCGATGCGGCGCGTGTTCTGGAATTACTACCGCACCTTGACCTGATGTTCGCTGTTCCGGCCGCGTATCAGCAGCTTGCGCTTGAGCCCGGCTTTGACGCCGCCGATTTCGCCCACGTGCGCAATTGGGGTTGCGGCGGAGCGCCGCTTCCGGACGTTCTGGTGGAACGCTACGCTGCCAAGGGCGCGTATGTTCAAAACGGTTACGGCATGACGGAGACGGGGCCCACAGCGTTTGTCGCGACGCAAGCGGATGCGCTGACGAAGATCGGTTCCGTGGGGAGGCCGCAGATTTTGCTCGACGTTCGGATCGTCGACGCTGACGGCCGCGATGTTCTCGAAGGGGAAGCTGGCGAAGTGTGGATGCGCGGTCCCGGTGTGACGCCAGGCTATTGGCGCCGGCCCGACGAAACCGCGAAAGCATTCGATGCCGAGGGTTGGCTGAAAAGCGGCGACCTCGGCAAGCGTGACGCCGCAGGATGCTACTACGTTGTCGGACGCATCAAGGAGATGTTCATCTCCGGTGGCGAGAACGTCTATCCAGCTGAAATCGAGAATGTGCTCGCGCGCCACCCTGCAGTGCTTGAAGCTGCGGTGATCGGCATCGCTGATGAGAAATGGGGTGAAGTGGGTCACGCGTTCGTGCAACTGCGTCCCGGCGCGTCCCCGCCGAGCAATGTCGACCTAACGCAATTCTGTCGCGACGCGCTTGCCGGCTACAAGACGCCAAAAGGTTTTACAATTGTCGACGATTTTCCGCGAACGGCTGCGGGGAAGGTGCGCAAGCACCTGCTGACCGCGCCGCCCACGCCCATGGCGCGCTGA
- a CDS encoding transcriptional regulator, TetR family codes for MSQHSSLTDDKEPGPKTERGRRTLRRLLDAAAEEFGLRGYHETAINHITQRAGVGLGTFYVYFKSKEEVFRALVADMGAMTRHALADATKDAPNRIEAERLGLEAYVQFVRAHKGLYRIVMEAQFVAPEAYRDYYNVFSQAYLTQMANAAKRGEISAGDDEVRVWALMGLSTFLGLRYGVWDDHADAAHVAAAAADMVTNGLKPRSDKGD; via the coding sequence ATGAGTCAACATTCAAGTTTGACCGATGATAAGGAACCGGGGCCGAAAACGGAGCGCGGTAGGCGGACTTTACGCCGCCTTCTGGACGCTGCGGCTGAGGAATTTGGACTGCGCGGCTACCACGAGACGGCCATCAACCACATCACCCAGCGGGCGGGCGTTGGGCTCGGCACTTTCTACGTTTACTTCAAGAGCAAAGAGGAAGTGTTCCGGGCGCTCGTCGCCGACATGGGCGCGATGACACGCCACGCGCTGGCCGACGCCACCAAAGATGCACCCAATCGCATCGAGGCGGAGCGCCTAGGCTTGGAAGCGTACGTGCAATTCGTGCGCGCCCACAAAGGGCTCTACCGCATTGTTATGGAGGCGCAGTTCGTCGCGCCCGAGGCCTATCGCGATTACTACAACGTTTTCAGCCAAGCCTATCTCACGCAGATGGCGAACGCCGCAAAGCGCGGCGAGATCAGCGCAGGCGACGACGAAGTGCGCGTGTGGGCGCTCATGGGTCTCTCAACATTTCTCGGCCTCAGATACGGGGTGTGGGACGATCACGCTGATGCGGCGCACGTCGCCGCCGCGGCCGCCGACATGGTTACAAACGGGCTGAAGCCGCGGTCCGACAAGGGCGACTAG
- a CDS encoding hydrolase of alpha/beta fold family: MPTCMLKDGAELAYADQGAGPPILLVHGWAVHGGFFSDLATRLSENHRVLTLTLRGHDGADLGQAPLTIDTLGEDVAQFLDALDLKGVTALGWSMGAMALWAAWPRVGERIDGIVIEEMSPRLLNDSAWDCGLAGGYSESDVAGTLSEIKADWPAYVARFAPRMFAPDVRRERPELIEWSAREMSRADPAAMASLWASMSAQDFRAALSAISAPMLVIHGADSLVYPDGATEFVARAAPRAQRIVIEGAGHVPHLEAPDAFLNHITHFVRNTRRTNLTGGVNP; the protein is encoded by the coding sequence ATGCCGACGTGCATGCTCAAGGACGGGGCAGAACTGGCCTACGCCGATCAGGGCGCGGGACCCCCTATCCTTCTGGTGCATGGCTGGGCCGTACATGGCGGCTTTTTCTCCGATCTCGCGACTCGGCTTTCGGAGAACCACCGTGTCTTAACGCTTACATTGCGCGGACATGACGGTGCGGACCTTGGCCAAGCACCCCTCACCATCGACACCTTGGGAGAGGATGTCGCGCAATTTCTCGACGCGCTTGATCTCAAGGGCGTCACCGCGCTCGGCTGGTCGATGGGCGCGATGGCGCTCTGGGCGGCCTGGCCGCGCGTAGGCGAACGCATCGATGGGATCGTCATCGAGGAGATGTCGCCGCGACTGCTGAACGACAGCGCGTGGGATTGTGGCCTTGCCGGCGGCTATAGCGAGAGCGACGTCGCGGGCACGCTGAGTGAGATCAAGGCCGATTGGCCTGCCTATGTCGCGCGCTTTGCACCACGCATGTTTGCACCGGACGTCCGCAGAGAGCGCCCTGAACTGATTGAATGGTCGGCGCGGGAAATGTCGCGCGCGGACCCTGCGGCGATGGCGAGCCTTTGGGCGTCGATGTCGGCTCAAGATTTCCGTGCGGCGCTCAGCGCCATCAGCGCGCCCATGCTGGTCATTCACGGCGCCGACAGCCTCGTCTATCCGGACGGCGCAACTGAATTCGTCGCGCGCGCAGCGCCACGCGCGCAACGCATCGTCATCGAAGGCGCCGGCCACGTGCCGCACCTCGAAGCCCCCGACGCCTTTCTCAATCACATCACACACTTCGTCCGCAACACGCGGCGAACCAATCTCACGGGAGGAGTAAATCCATGA
- a CDS encoding tonB-dependent receptor has product MKRFGDQARLMMLFASVCAAPFALCAPAVAQDAAVASDDEIVVTARRREESLQDVPLSISVQTGEALEQRGAENITALSEVTPNATIQIARGSNSTLIGFIRGVGQQDPLWGFEPGVGLYIDDVYIARPQGAVLDLFDINRIEVLRGPQGTLYGRNTIGGAIKYVTNRLDMDETELNARVALGSYNQRDLVVSGSAPLAGNFAVGGAMALLNRDGYGTNITTGADHYNKEVAAFRASAEWQPTDDIFIRFSADHLNDDSLPRHGHREVANGVLAGYNVLSSPYDTQAGIGEDNSVETTGYSLTAEWDLNEAFTVKSISAFREGRSDTLIDFDNGPLPLLDVPAFYEDEQFSQELQLLFEGDRIQGVAGLYYLNGVAIGAFDTIVGGLATTTATAGRVSTTSLAAYADVSIDLSDMWSMSLGGRWTQDQRAGAVYRQNFAHGLSGNRSPLFGNPTATPGLLRSNYANEATFEEFTPRVSLSFEPSDDLTLYASYGQGFKSGGFDMRGDVVLTPNTVNGYQPEFVDSYELGFHASLLDGRARLSGAVFDAQYTDQQVTKQETTLAGGIASFVDNAGQSAITGAELEGTVFITEGLSAVFAVGYMDARFEEFVSTAVNPAPPPSTIAIDIANIADIQNAPDWSGSFALNYTMDFGDHGSLTVTPSVSFRSSYQMFELATPLLDEDGYSLLNLSANWTSESERYRFAVHGQNLGDEQYKVGGYNFPGAAFGNSIVSFYGPPQTVTAVFEIRY; this is encoded by the coding sequence ATGAAACGCTTTGGTGATCAGGCCCGCCTGATGATGCTGTTCGCGAGCGTGTGCGCCGCGCCGTTCGCGCTGTGCGCGCCGGCGGTTGCCCAGGACGCGGCAGTCGCATCCGACGACGAAATCGTTGTCACCGCGCGCCGCCGCGAGGAAAGCTTGCAGGACGTTCCGCTGTCGATCTCAGTGCAGACCGGAGAGGCGCTTGAACAACGCGGCGCGGAGAACATCACCGCCTTGAGCGAGGTGACGCCGAACGCCACGATTCAAATCGCTCGCGGCTCGAACTCGACGCTGATCGGCTTCATACGCGGCGTCGGCCAACAGGATCCGCTGTGGGGCTTCGAACCAGGTGTCGGCCTCTACATCGACGATGTCTACATCGCCCGCCCGCAAGGCGCGGTGCTAGACCTCTTCGACATCAACCGCATTGAAGTGCTGCGTGGCCCGCAGGGCACGCTTTATGGACGCAACACCATCGGCGGCGCGATCAAGTACGTCACCAATCGCCTTGACATGGACGAAACGGAACTGAACGCGCGCGTCGCGCTCGGCTCATACAATCAGCGAGACCTTGTGGTCAGCGGCTCGGCGCCGCTCGCTGGAAACTTCGCTGTCGGTGGCGCAATGGCGCTGCTCAACCGCGACGGATATGGCACGAACATCACCACCGGCGCCGACCATTACAACAAAGAGGTCGCGGCCTTCCGCGCAAGCGCCGAATGGCAGCCAACCGATGATATCTTCATCCGCTTTTCGGCCGACCATTTGAATGATGACTCGCTTCCGCGTCACGGCCACCGCGAAGTCGCGAACGGTGTGCTCGCCGGTTACAATGTCCTGTCGAGCCCTTACGACACGCAAGCCGGCATCGGCGAAGACAACTCGGTTGAAACCACCGGCTACTCACTGACGGCGGAGTGGGATCTCAACGAAGCTTTCACCGTCAAGTCGATCAGTGCGTTCCGTGAAGGCCGCAGCGATACGTTGATCGATTTCGACAATGGCCCGCTGCCCTTGCTCGACGTGCCAGCCTTCTATGAAGACGAACAATTCTCGCAAGAGCTCCAACTCTTGTTTGAAGGCGATCGCATTCAAGGCGTGGCTGGCCTCTATTATCTGAATGGCGTCGCCATCGGCGCGTTCGACACGATCGTTGGCGGCCTCGCCACCACGACCGCCACTGCCGGCCGCGTCAGCACGACATCGCTGGCGGCTTACGCCGACGTCAGCATCGACCTCAGCGACATGTGGTCGATGTCGCTCGGCGGACGCTGGACGCAAGACCAACGCGCCGGCGCAGTTTACCGCCAGAATTTCGCGCACGGCTTGAGCGGCAACCGCAGCCCCTTGTTTGGCAACCCAACCGCCACGCCGGGCTTGTTGCGCTCGAACTACGCCAACGAAGCGACGTTTGAGGAATTTACACCGCGTGTCAGCTTGAGCTTTGAGCCGTCTGACGATCTGACGCTTTACGCATCTTACGGCCAAGGCTTCAAATCCGGCGGCTTCGACATGCGGGGCGATGTTGTGCTGACTCCAAACACCGTGAACGGCTATCAGCCCGAGTTCGTCGACTCCTACGAGCTTGGCTTCCATGCCTCGTTGCTCGATGGCCGCGCCCGCCTTTCCGGTGCGGTGTTCGACGCCCAATACACGGACCAACAAGTCACGAAGCAGGAAACGACTCTCGCCGGCGGTATTGCTAGCTTTGTCGACAACGCCGGCCAGTCGGCAATCACTGGCGCGGAGCTCGAGGGCACGGTGTTCATCACCGAAGGCCTGAGCGCCGTCTTCGCGGTCGGTTACATGGATGCGCGGTTCGAGGAGTTCGTTTCGACGGCCGTCAATCCCGCCCCGCCGCCGTCCACGATCGCGATCGACATTGCCAACATCGCCGACATTCAAAATGCGCCGGATTGGTCGGGGTCGTTTGCACTCAACTACACGATGGACTTCGGAGACCATGGCTCGCTCACGGTCACGCCGTCGGTGTCGTTCCGCAGCTCCTACCAGATGTTCGAACTCGCCACCCCATTGCTCGACGAAGATGGCTACAGCCTGTTGAATCTAAGCGCCAACTGGACCTCCGAAAGCGAGCGCTATCGCTTCGCCGTCCACGGCCAGAACCTCGGCGATGAGCAATATAAAGTTGGCGGCTACAACTTCCCGGGCGCCGCTTTCGGCAATTCCATTGTCAGCTTCTACGGCCCGCCGCAGACCGTGACGGCCGTGTTCGAGATCCGTTACTAA
- a CDS encoding major facilitator family transporter, with protein sequence MTDMPSANASPQASPHRFSVLALLFLVYAFNFIDRQIIGILAAPIKAELDLSDTQLGLLGGFAFALFYTGLGVPIAWLADRTSRTWIMTIALTVWSGFTALCGMATTFTQLFLARVGVGVGEAGGVAPAYSLIADYFPPKERARALAVYSFGIPVGSAAGIAIGGALASLVDWRVAFVAVGLAGIVLAPIFRAFVREPVRGQFDAAPTTQARASIWSTARTIAVKPSFWLLSFGAASSSIMGYGIFFWMPSFLMRSYDFTLQEASAFYAALLLVGGVAGVWIGGFLADKLGQGRRSAYALIPAIAFVLALPCYAAGILSPSPVIAFALFLAPTALGLFWLGPILTAVQHLAAASMRSTVSALFLFINNLIGIGLGTLLIGALSDALTARFGEEALRYSILAGTGFYLVAALLFALAARTLPKDWRD encoded by the coding sequence ATGACTGATATGCCAAGCGCCAACGCGAGCCCGCAAGCGTCGCCACACCGCTTCTCGGTGCTGGCGCTTTTGTTCTTGGTGTATGCCTTTAACTTCATCGACCGTCAGATCATCGGCATCCTGGCCGCGCCCATCAAAGCTGAGCTTGATCTTTCCGATACGCAGCTCGGCCTGCTCGGCGGCTTCGCCTTCGCGCTCTTCTACACTGGGCTCGGCGTGCCGATCGCCTGGCTCGCGGATCGCACCAGCCGCACCTGGATCATGACCATCGCGCTTACAGTCTGGAGCGGCTTCACTGCGCTCTGCGGCATGGCGACGACGTTCACGCAACTTTTTCTCGCGCGCGTTGGCGTTGGCGTTGGTGAGGCCGGCGGCGTGGCGCCGGCTTATTCGCTGATCGCAGATTATTTCCCACCGAAGGAGCGCGCGCGCGCGCTTGCCGTTTATTCGTTTGGTATTCCCGTAGGCAGCGCGGCGGGCATTGCCATTGGCGGCGCACTCGCGAGCTTGGTCGATTGGCGCGTCGCATTTGTCGCAGTGGGCTTGGCTGGCATTGTTCTTGCGCCGATTTTCCGCGCCTTCGTGCGCGAGCCGGTGCGCGGCCAATTCGATGCGGCGCCGACCACCCAAGCGCGCGCCAGCATTTGGTCAACGGCGCGGACGATTGCCGTCAAACCGAGCTTCTGGTTGCTCTCGTTCGGCGCGGCGTCTTCATCGATTATGGGCTACGGCATCTTCTTCTGGATGCCGAGCTTCCTCATGCGCTCCTACGATTTCACCTTGCAGGAGGCGTCAGCGTTTTATGCGGCGCTCCTGTTGGTTGGCGGCGTCGCTGGCGTGTGGATTGGCGGCTTTCTCGCTGACAAGCTCGGCCAAGGGCGCCGCTCTGCCTACGCTCTGATCCCAGCCATCGCCTTCGTTCTTGCGCTTCCGTGCTACGCTGCCGGCATTCTCTCGCCGTCGCCAGTGATCGCCTTCGCGCTGTTCCTGGCGCCCACAGCGCTTGGTTTGTTTTGGCTCGGGCCTATCCTTACCGCGGTTCAGCATCTCGCTGCGGCGTCCATGCGCTCCACGGTTTCGGCGCTGTTCCTGTTCATCAACAACCTGATCGGCATCGGGCTTGGCACCCTGCTGATCGGCGCGCTGTCTGACGCGCTCACAGCCCGGTTCGGTGAGGAAGCGTTGCGCTATTCGATCCTCGCCGGCACCGGCTTCTATCTCGTTGCCGCTCTGCTGTTCGCGCTCGCGGCGCGTACCCTGCCAAAAGACTGGCGCGACTAA
- a CDS encoding guanine deaminase, which produces MFHLLDDPAKAGGAAYAYFEDGGLVVEQGRVSAVGGWSEVASAIAPDASVEHFDNAIIAPGFIDAHVHMPQVGIIGSYGAQLLDWLERYAFPAEEKFADVDHAHAAANAFVEALLRCGTTSALVFATVHKHSVDALFKAARSRNMRLIAGKVLMDRNAPEALRDTVETGYADSKSLIETWHGRGRLGYAVTPRFAHTSSPEQLAAAGQLLREFPEVLLHTHISENHAEIAQVRAGYPAAPDYLGAYEAHGLVGGRTVLAHCVHLSDSEWARMGKAGAAAAFCPSSNLFLGSGLFDLTAAEHSGVEVGLASDVGGGTSLSMLEVMEDAYKVSQLRRRPLDAFKGFYLATLGAARALRIDAHVGNFAPGKEADFVVLDLDASPMLSQRLRGVTDITDILFALSILGDDRAVARTYVAGELAYQRA; this is translated from the coding sequence GTGTTTCACCTGCTCGACGATCCCGCCAAGGCGGGCGGGGCGGCATACGCGTACTTCGAGGATGGCGGCCTCGTCGTGGAGCAGGGGCGCGTGAGCGCCGTCGGCGGTTGGAGCGAGGTCGCCAGCGCCATCGCCCCCGACGCAAGCGTCGAGCATTTCGACAACGCGATCATCGCACCGGGCTTTATCGACGCGCACGTTCACATGCCGCAGGTCGGCATCATCGGTAGCTATGGCGCCCAGTTGCTCGATTGGCTTGAGCGATACGCATTCCCTGCGGAAGAGAAATTCGCCGATGTTGACCACGCGCACGCCGCTGCGAATGCCTTCGTGGAGGCGTTGCTCCGCTGCGGAACGACAAGCGCCTTGGTGTTCGCGACCGTGCACAAGCATTCCGTCGACGCGCTCTTCAAGGCGGCGCGGTCGCGAAATATGCGCCTGATTGCAGGTAAAGTGTTGATGGACCGCAACGCACCCGAGGCTTTGCGCGATACGGTGGAAACGGGCTATGCGGACAGCAAATCGCTGATCGAGACGTGGCATGGACGTGGGCGCTTGGGTTATGCGGTTACGCCGCGTTTCGCGCACACCTCTTCGCCGGAGCAACTCGCGGCGGCGGGACAGCTGTTGCGAGAGTTTCCCGAAGTGCTGCTTCACACGCATATCTCCGAAAATCATGCCGAGATAGCGCAAGTGCGTGCGGGCTATCCGGCAGCGCCGGATTATCTCGGCGCGTACGAAGCGCATGGCCTTGTCGGTGGGCGTACAGTCTTGGCGCATTGCGTTCACCTGAGCGACAGCGAATGGGCCCGCATGGGCAAGGCTGGTGCTGCTGCTGCGTTTTGTCCGTCGTCGAACTTGTTCCTCGGCAGCGGATTGTTCGACCTCACCGCCGCTGAACACAGCGGCGTTGAAGTGGGTCTCGCCAGCGATGTCGGCGGCGGCACCTCACTCTCGATGCTCGAAGTGATGGAAGACGCTTACAAGGTAAGCCAGTTGCGTCGCCGGCCGCTCGATGCGTTCAAGGGCTTTTACCTTGCCACATTGGGCGCCGCCCGAGCGTTGAGGATTGATGCCCATGTCGGCAATTTCGCGCCCGGCAAGGAAGCGGATTTCGTCGTCCTGGATCTTGATGCTTCGCCGATGCTGTCCCAACGCCTGCGCGGCGTCACTGACATCACCGACATCCTGTTCGCGCTCTCGATTCTTGGCGACGATCGTGCCGTGGCTCGTACCTATGTGGCCGGCGAACTTGCGTACCAGCGCGCTTAG
- a CDS encoding ureidoglycolate hydrolase: MKELRPKALSAANFAAFGDVIEARGTPRIINDGHAKRYHDLAALDLLAEGGRAIASIFRSTPPAYPFAIRTMERHPKSSQAFVPLSGRPFLVVVAPVGAFDETAIEAFVAMPTQGVNLRKGVWHHFNLALEAESAFLVIDRDAPDENTDEVQLAAPLVLHAPESSP, encoded by the coding sequence ATGAAAGAATTGCGCCCTAAAGCTCTCAGTGCCGCCAATTTCGCTGCCTTTGGCGACGTTATCGAGGCGCGCGGAACGCCGCGGATCATCAATGACGGGCATGCCAAACGCTACCATGACCTTGCCGCGCTCGATTTGTTGGCGGAAGGCGGGCGCGCCATCGCGAGCATCTTTCGGTCGACGCCGCCTGCTTATCCGTTTGCGATCCGAACGATGGAACGTCATCCAAAGTCGAGCCAAGCGTTCGTACCGTTGAGCGGCCGGCCGTTTCTGGTTGTCGTCGCGCCGGTTGGCGCGTTTGACGAAACGGCGATCGAAGCGTTTGTCGCTATGCCGACGCAAGGCGTGAACTTGCGCAAAGGCGTCTGGCACCATTTCAATTTGGCGCTCGAAGCGGAGAGTGCGTTTCTCGTCATCGATCGCGATGCGCCGGATGAAAACACCGACGAAGTGCAGCTCGCCGCTCCACTTGTTCTACACGCTCCAGAGTCAAGCCCGTGA
- a CDS encoding hypothetical protein (FIG137887), whose amino-acid sequence MWSEILPWVELAIRWAHVLAGISWIGTSFYFIWLDNSLRAPAEPKPGVGGELWAVHGGGFYHKQKYVVAPPTLPEHLHWFKWEAYFTWLSGFALLAVIYYLGADLYLIDRDKAALSSSTAIGVSLAFLAGGWLVYDALCRSPLGKRGDVFALFWSAVLIAAAYTLGRVFSDRAAFMQVGAMIGTVMAANVFMVIIPNQRKSTASMLAGVAPDPALGIQAKQRSLHNNYMTLPVVLVMISGHYPMLWSGPLAWLVLAGLGGVGFLVRHYFNVKNRGAAQPMLLAGAAALFVIVAVIGIESQTPPARIAEATTFSQARAIVERHCTQCHAATPTHAGFVVPPAGVDLTSAEAIQTNAPRILAQAVESEIMPLGNETGMTEAERAALGAWIRAGAHTEMGP is encoded by the coding sequence ATTCTATTTCATCTGGCTGGACAACAGTTTGCGTGCGCCTGCTGAACCGAAGCCTGGGGTGGGCGGCGAGCTTTGGGCGGTGCATGGCGGCGGCTTCTATCACAAGCAAAAATACGTCGTGGCGCCGCCGACGCTGCCGGAGCATCTGCATTGGTTCAAGTGGGAGGCGTACTTCACATGGCTCAGCGGCTTCGCGCTTCTGGCGGTGATCTACTATCTGGGCGCTGACCTGTACCTGATTGATCGCGACAAAGCCGCGCTCTCATCGTCAACGGCCATTGGTGTTTCGCTGGCGTTTCTCGCGGGCGGATGGCTTGTCTATGATGCATTGTGCCGATCACCGCTCGGCAAACGAGGCGACGTGTTCGCCCTCTTTTGGTCGGCGGTGCTGATTGCCGCGGCCTACACCTTGGGACGTGTGTTCTCGGACCGCGCGGCCTTCATGCAAGTTGGCGCGATGATCGGCACCGTGATGGCGGCCAACGTTTTTATGGTGATCATTCCCAATCAACGCAAATCGACCGCATCGATGCTCGCGGGCGTGGCGCCTGACCCTGCCCTGGGCATCCAGGCCAAGCAGCGTTCTCTGCACAACAACTACATGACACTGCCTGTCGTGCTGGTGATGATCAGCGGCCACTACCCAATGCTATGGAGTGGGCCGCTCGCTTGGCTCGTGCTGGCGGGTTTAGGCGGCGTGGGTTTCCTGGTGCGCCACTACTTCAATGTGAAGAATCGCGGCGCCGCGCAACCAATGCTGCTCGCCGGTGCGGCGGCATTGTTTGTTATTGTCGCGGTGATCGGCATTGAATCGCAGACGCCGCCGGCGCGCATTGCGGAGGCGACGACGTTCAGCCAAGCCCGTGCCATCGTCGAGCGTCACTGCACGCAGTGTCACGCCGCCACACCAACGCATGCGGGGTTTGTCGTCCCGCCTGCGGGCGTGGATCTCACATCGGCTGAGGCAATTCAAACCAACGCGCCGCGAATCCTGGCGCAAGCCGTCGAGTCCGAGATTATGCCGCTCGGCAACGAAACCGGAATGACTGAGGCCGAACGCGCCGCGCTCGGTGCTTGGATACGCGCCGGCGCGCACACGGAAATGGGTCCATGA